From the Chiloscyllium plagiosum isolate BGI_BamShark_2017 chromosome 16, ASM401019v2, whole genome shotgun sequence genome, one window contains:
- the LOC122557761 gene encoding dispanin subfamily A member 2b-like, with translation MTESRTDDVQFALALTSTKMEYRSDQVAMNPCPYPYQGQKQFGQTVTSTVVNVGPNVTSVRDHFLWSMFNSFYLNFCCLGFVALVFSVKSRDRKVVGDVEGAKNYASTSRGLNIAATVLSILIFIIIIALLFAGILSLPSRYQHNMG, from the exons ATGACGGAGTCCAGAACCGATGATGTGCAGTTTGCTCTCGCTCTGACCAGCACTAAAATGGAATACAGAAGTGATCAAGTGGCGATGAATCCCTGCCCTTACCCATACCAGGGGCAAAAGCAGTTCGGCCAGACGGTGACCAGCACCGTCGTGAACGTCGGCCCAAATGTGACCTCGGTCCGAGATCATTTCCTCTGGTCTATGTTCAACTCCTTCTACCTGAATTTCTGCTGCCTCGGCTTCGTGGCGCTGGTCTTCTCGGTTAAA AGCCGAGATCGCAAAGTCGTGGGAGATGTAGAAGGAGCTAAGAATTATGCATCAACATCACGAGGTCTCAACATTGCAGCCACAGTTCTGAGCATCTTGATTTTCATAATCATCATTGCTTTGCTCTTTGCTGGCATATTAAGTCTTCCGTCA